A genomic stretch from Vibrio algarum includes:
- the iscX gene encoding Fe-S cluster assembly protein IscX, which translates to MKWTDSLDIAIELCELYPDTDPKTVRFTDLHKWITELEEFDDDPQRSNEKILEAVILCWMDEMD; encoded by the coding sequence ATGAAATGGACTGATTCTCTAGATATAGCTATCGAATTGTGCGAGTTATATCCAGACACCGATCCTAAAACGGTAAGGTTTACTGATTTGCATAAATGGATCACAGAATTGGAAGAGTTTGATGATGATCCCCAACGTTCTAATGAGAAAATATTAGAAGCGGTCATCCTTTGCTGGATGGATGAAATGGATTAA
- the fdx gene encoding ISC system 2Fe-2S type ferredoxin codes for MPKIVVLPHEDLCPEGAVFEAKSGETVLDVALKNGIGIEHACEKSCACTTCHVIVREGFDSLDESDELEDDMLDKAWGLEPESRLGCQAKVADEDLVVEIPKYTLNHASEDH; via the coding sequence ATGCCGAAGATAGTTGTATTACCTCATGAAGATCTTTGTCCTGAAGGCGCTGTATTTGAAGCGAAATCAGGTGAGACGGTTCTTGATGTAGCATTAAAAAATGGAATTGGTATTGAGCATGCGTGTGAGAAATCATGTGCCTGTACAACCTGCCATGTTATCGTACGAGAAGGGTTTGATTCGCTTGATGAAAGCGATGAGCTAGAAGATGATATGTTAGATAAGGCTTGGGGACTTGAGCCTGAATCTCGTTTAGGTTGCCAAGCTAAAGTTGCTGATGAAGATCTCGTTGTTGAAATCCCTAAATATACGCTGAATCACGCATCAGAAGACCACTAG